The following proteins are encoded in a genomic region of Methanoculleus oceani:
- a CDS encoding DUF7544 domain-containing protein, with amino-acid sequence MTDMAEEMYAFSRLDGALQRTKSLLWPINWGVWLRLALIALFVGGGVSFPNTSGYDFGEGDLPPGFEGALPGIATVVVVLILVVLVLALLWWLVGAAMQFVFVDMLRTGDIHIRRFLGERFGKGVRLFLFQVVLTLVLVLAMVALIAMVVGFGGPGVGVAAPLMILAFIPIILVAALLFGIVFLLTTDFVVPIMIHEDCGVIEGWQRLIGLISANFWQIVVYVVTRLVLGLIAGIVQAILVILALVVIAIPFVLIGIVLLAAVQANYVLLLVLLIPYLVIAIPVALLIAVPFVTFFRYYGLLVLEGLAPEYRLLPE; translated from the coding sequence ATGACTGATATGGCTGAAGAGATGTATGCATTCAGCAGGCTGGATGGTGCCCTCCAGCGCACCAAAAGCCTGCTCTGGCCCATAAATTGGGGCGTCTGGCTCCGCCTGGCCCTGATCGCGCTCTTTGTGGGAGGGGGCGTGAGTTTCCCGAACACCTCCGGGTACGACTTCGGAGAGGGCGACCTTCCGCCCGGCTTTGAGGGGGCCCTCCCGGGGATCGCGACAGTCGTCGTGGTGCTCATCCTCGTCGTCCTGGTGCTCGCCCTCCTCTGGTGGCTCGTCGGCGCGGCGATGCAGTTCGTCTTCGTCGATATGCTCCGGACAGGTGACATCCATATCAGACGTTTTCTCGGTGAGCGGTTTGGAAAAGGAGTGCGGCTCTTCCTCTTCCAGGTCGTCCTCACGCTGGTCCTGGTCCTCGCCATGGTGGCGCTCATCGCCATGGTCGTCGGCTTCGGGGGGCCGGGCGTCGGTGTTGCCGCGCCGCTCATGATCCTTGCGTTCATTCCGATCATCCTGGTCGCAGCCCTCCTCTTCGGGATCGTCTTCCTCCTGACCACCGACTTCGTCGTCCCGATCATGATCCATGAGGACTGCGGGGTCATCGAGGGCTGGCAGCGGCTTATCGGGTTGATATCGGCCAACTTCTGGCAGATCGTCGTCTACGTCGTCACCAGGCTCGTGCTTGGCCTGATTGCCGGAATCGTGCAGGCGATCCTGGTCATCCTTGCACTGGTTGTCATCGCGATACCGTTCGTGCTTATCGGGATCGTGCTCCTCGCCGCAGTCCAGGCGAACTATGTGCTGCTCCTGGTCCTCCTCATCCCCTACCTCGTCATCGCCATCCCGGTCGCGCTCCTGATCGCCGTACCGTTCGTCACGTTCTTCCGGTACTACGGGCTGCTGGTGCTGGAGGGGCTCGCCCCGGAGTATCGCCTCCTCCCTGAATAA
- a CDS encoding precorrin-2 dehydrogenase/sirohydrochlorin ferrochelatase family protein, with the protein MIPLMLDLTGRRVLIFGGGDVGARKAAYFEHEAEVTVISRSFSPGLEGLAIRRQEADLSALPDEALRSLLQGVFLAVAATPDPALNDRIGRVCAGTGVLFNNAAGEPGDVIVPSVVRGSRYLVAISTRGKSPAVSRYLRMRLEAEYADLDRMIDLQDEIRSMLRETEPVQAERSRILWSILSDDEVWEALASDYGRARGLAIERYLHA; encoded by the coding sequence ATGATCCCTCTCATGCTTGACCTGACGGGCAGGAGGGTGCTCATCTTCGGCGGAGGCGATGTCGGTGCCCGGAAGGCTGCGTACTTTGAGCATGAGGCGGAAGTGACGGTGATCAGCCGTTCTTTCTCGCCGGGCCTTGAGGGACTCGCGATCCGGCGGCAGGAGGCCGATCTCTCGGCACTCCCGGACGAGGCGCTCCGGAGCCTCCTGCAGGGCGTGTTCCTCGCGGTAGCAGCGACGCCGGACCCGGCACTCAACGACCGTATCGGAAGAGTATGCGCCGGGACCGGCGTCCTCTTCAACAACGCCGCAGGCGAGCCCGGCGACGTCATCGTTCCTTCGGTCGTCCGGGGCAGCCGTTACCTGGTCGCGATCAGCACCCGCGGAAAGAGCCCTGCCGTATCGCGGTACCTCCGCATGAGGCTCGAGGCGGAGTACGCGGATCTCGACCGGATGATCGATCTGCAGGACGAGATACGCTCGATGCTCCGGGAGACCGAACCGGTGCAGGCAGAGCGGTCCCGCATCCTCTGGAGCATCCTCTCGGACGATGAGGTCTGGGAAGCGCTTGCCTCCGACTACGGCCGGGCACGCGGACTGGCGATCGAGAGGTACCTGCATGCCTGA
- the hemB gene encoding porphobilinogen synthase, with product MFPERRMRRMRRRIVQPLLRETELRKTDLIAPVFVDESINAPLSITSMPGQFRHPVDGVTGYCVRLWNAGIRAVILFGVPAAKDGEATEAYAADGVVQRAVRSIKERLPQMVVMTDVCACEYTDHGHCGIVGETADGPDLLNDPSLTLMAQIAVSHAESGADIVAPSCMLDGMVRSIREALDAAGYQDVPIMSYSSKFASALYGPFRDAADSGFSFGDRTTYQINPGNAREAVMESELDAAEGADILMVKPAGLYLDILTSIREFGLPVAAYQVSGEYAMIKAAAERGWLDERAVALESLTAIKRAGADLIITYFAEDAAGWLDEEQ from the coding sequence ATGTTCCCAGAAAGACGAATGAGACGGATGCGGCGGCGGATAGTCCAGCCGCTCCTCCGCGAGACTGAACTTCGAAAGACCGACCTGATTGCGCCGGTCTTCGTGGACGAATCGATCAACGCACCGCTTTCGATCACCTCGATGCCGGGGCAGTTCCGGCACCCGGTGGACGGTGTCACCGGCTACTGCGTGCGCCTGTGGAACGCCGGTATCCGGGCGGTGATCCTCTTCGGGGTCCCGGCTGCAAAAGACGGCGAGGCGACCGAAGCCTACGCGGCAGACGGCGTCGTCCAGCGGGCCGTCCGGAGCATCAAGGAGCGGTTGCCGCAGATGGTCGTCATGACCGACGTCTGCGCCTGCGAGTACACCGACCACGGCCACTGCGGCATTGTTGGAGAAACGGCCGACGGCCCTGACCTCTTGAACGATCCCTCGCTTACGCTGATGGCGCAAATAGCCGTCTCCCACGCAGAGAGCGGTGCCGATATCGTCGCGCCGTCGTGCATGCTCGACGGGATGGTGCGATCGATCCGGGAGGCTCTCGATGCCGCCGGGTACCAGGACGTCCCGATCATGTCCTACTCATCGAAGTTCGCGAGCGCCCTTTACGGGCCGTTCCGCGATGCTGCTGACTCGGGATTCAGTTTCGGCGACCGGACGACCTACCAGATCAACCCGGGCAACGCCCGGGAGGCGGTGATGGAGTCGGAACTCGACGCGGCCGAAGGAGCGGATATCCTGATGGTCAAGCCGGCCGGGCTCTATCTCGACATTCTCACCTCCATCAGAGAGTTCGGCCTGCCGGTGGCGGCCTACCAGGTCAGCGGGGAATACGCGATGATCAAGGCGGCCGCAGAGCGTGGGTGGCTGGATGAGCGGGCCGTCGCCCTCGAGAGCCTCACCGCCATCAAGCGCGCCGGGGCCGACCTGATCATCACCTACTTTGCAGAAGATGCGGCGGGGTGGCTCGATGAAGAGCAGTGA
- the ilvD gene encoding dihydroxy-acid dehydratase — MRSETVKKGYQRAPNRALLRSLGVTDREMDQPFIGIANAYNTIVPGHTHLRSLSQKVQEGVAAAGGVAFEFGTIGICDGIAMGHEGMRYSLPSRENIADAVELMVEAHRFDGLVCVGTCDKIVPGMLMAAVRCNVPTIVVTGGPMLPGYAAGRELSLIDVFEGVGRVAAGTMSEEELGELECAAMPGCGSCQGLYTANTMACVTEALGLSLPGCAAIPAVDAAKLRIARESGERAVDLVREGVRPRDIVTEASLANAIRVDMALGGSSNTVLHLMAVAGEAGVPLDLETFNAVAGATPHVCHMQPGGPHSMLALHRAGGIPAVLKMLERYLEDAPTVSGRSVLEIAKNARVADPDVIRTADAPVSPAGGLKIVRGSLAPDGAVVKCAAVPEAMWRHQGPARVFDGEDAAMEAILHREIAEGDVIVIRYEGPRGGPGMPEMLSPTSALMGLGYARVALVTDGRFSGGTRGPCIGHVAPEAAVGGPIGLVEDGDEIAVDLYAKSLDLLVDAATLEERRRAWKPPARRLTGVLARYVRTVEQANLGAVQR; from the coding sequence ATGCGGAGTGAGACGGTTAAGAAAGGCTACCAGCGTGCTCCGAACCGGGCACTGCTCAGGTCGCTCGGCGTGACTGACCGTGAGATGGATCAGCCCTTCATCGGGATAGCAAACGCATACAACACGATCGTCCCCGGGCACACCCACCTCCGGTCCCTCTCGCAGAAGGTGCAGGAGGGCGTCGCGGCCGCGGGCGGCGTGGCGTTCGAGTTCGGGACCATCGGCATCTGCGACGGAATCGCGATGGGCCACGAGGGGATGCGCTACTCCCTTCCCTCGCGGGAGAACATCGCCGACGCCGTCGAGCTGATGGTCGAGGCGCACCGGTTCGACGGTCTCGTCTGTGTCGGCACCTGCGACAAGATCGTCCCCGGCATGCTCATGGCGGCGGTGCGGTGCAACGTCCCGACGATCGTCGTCACCGGCGGCCCGATGCTCCCCGGCTACGCGGCGGGCAGGGAACTCTCCCTGATCGACGTCTTCGAGGGCGTGGGCCGCGTCGCCGCCGGCACGATGAGCGAGGAGGAACTCGGGGAGCTCGAGTGCGCGGCGATGCCCGGGTGCGGCAGCTGCCAGGGGCTCTACACCGCAAACACCATGGCGTGCGTGACCGAGGCGCTGGGCCTCTCCCTTCCGGGTTGCGCGGCAATCCCCGCCGTCGACGCCGCAAAACTCCGCATAGCCCGTGAGAGCGGGGAGCGGGCGGTCGATCTGGTCCGGGAGGGTGTCCGCCCGCGGGATATCGTCACCGAAGCAAGCCTCGCGAACGCAATCCGGGTGGACATGGCGCTCGGCGGGTCGTCGAACACGGTGCTCCACCTGATGGCCGTCGCCGGGGAGGCGGGTGTCCCCCTCGACCTTGAAACCTTCAACGCCGTCGCCGGGGCGACACCCCACGTCTGCCACATGCAGCCCGGCGGACCGCACTCCATGCTCGCCCTCCACCGGGCGGGAGGAATCCCCGCGGTCTTGAAGATGCTCGAGCGCTACCTCGAAGACGCCCCGACGGTCTCGGGCCGGTCGGTCCTCGAGATCGCGAAGAACGCCCGGGTCGCCGACCCGGACGTGATCCGGACGGCCGACGCCCCGGTCAGCCCCGCCGGCGGTCTGAAGATCGTGCGCGGGTCGCTCGCCCCCGACGGCGCCGTCGTCAAGTGCGCCGCCGTCCCGGAGGCGATGTGGCGGCACCAGGGGCCGGCACGGGTCTTTGACGGGGAAGATGCCGCGATGGAGGCGATCCTCCACCGCGAGATCGCGGAGGGCGATGTGATCGTGATCCGCTACGAGGGGCCGCGGGGAGGCCCCGGGATGCCGGAGATGCTCTCGCCGACCTCGGCGCTGATGGGCCTCGGCTACGCCCGGGTCGCCCTGGTGACGGACGGACGCTTCTCGGGCGGCACCCGGGGCCCGTGCATCGGGCACGTCGCCCCCGAGGCCGCGGTCGGCGGGCCGATCGGCCTCGTGGAGGACGGCGACGAGATCGCGGTCGACCTCTACGCAAAAAGCCTCGACCTCCTGGTCGATGCAGCGACCCTGGAAGAACGGCGCCGGGCCTGGAAGCCGCCGGCCCGCCGGCTTACGGGCGTGCTCGCCCGGTACGTGCGTACCGTCGAGCAGGCGAACCTCGGCGCCGTCCAGAGATAA
- the hemA gene encoding glutamyl-tRNA reductase, with protein MPESVTTPLALAGMNHHTADIATLEAFRFPDEAAFLREARERFRGVLLLQTCNRVEVLVQGDARSLEAFLQEQGRRDFMVIEGEAVPRHLLELAAGIDSLVVGEDQILGQLKTALATAEEAGVCSSVIGLCITKAVHVGVRIRRQTQINRGAVSVGSAAVTLAEKLLGTLRDRHILVVGSGEMGLLVAQALSARDLTAIYVANRTYERAVVLAEKIGGRAVNFSDLYRYIALSDVVISCTAAPHPVIRTEEIREVMEERLWPLDRHPRHLVLIDIAQPRDVEDGVRSIEGVHLFTIDDLRSINDAAMDSRRCEADRAREIIDEEVGHFIRLLRRTAADETLALLYTWAESIRARERDRALARLGETDDRTAEIVDDLTRALTKKLLSDVTTAIRASAECGDMTTAEALMRAITRGEPCSQKDE; from the coding sequence ATGCCTGAGTCAGTCACGACACCGCTCGCGCTCGCCGGGATGAACCACCACACCGCGGACATCGCCACGCTCGAAGCGTTCCGGTTCCCCGACGAGGCGGCGTTCCTCCGTGAGGCACGGGAGCGGTTCAGGGGCGTTCTCCTGCTCCAGACCTGCAACCGCGTCGAGGTGCTGGTGCAGGGCGATGCACGAAGCCTGGAAGCGTTCCTGCAGGAGCAGGGCAGACGCGATTTCATGGTCATCGAAGGGGAGGCCGTGCCCCGCCACCTCCTGGAGCTGGCCGCGGGCATCGACTCCCTGGTCGTCGGCGAGGACCAGATCCTCGGGCAGCTCAAAACGGCACTCGCGACTGCAGAGGAAGCAGGGGTCTGCAGCAGCGTTATCGGGCTCTGCATCACCAAGGCGGTGCACGTGGGTGTCAGGATCCGGCGGCAGACGCAGATCAACCGGGGGGCGGTCTCCGTCGGTTCTGCGGCCGTGACGCTTGCAGAGAAACTCCTCGGCACCCTGCGCGACCGGCACATCCTGGTCGTCGGGAGCGGTGAGATGGGACTGCTCGTGGCGCAGGCGCTCTCCGCCAGGGATCTCACGGCCATCTACGTCGCCAACAGGACCTACGAGCGCGCGGTGGTGCTTGCGGAGAAGATCGGGGGGCGTGCGGTCAACTTCAGCGACCTCTACCGCTACATCGCGCTCTCCGACGTCGTCATCTCCTGCACAGCCGCACCGCACCCGGTGATCCGCACCGAGGAGATCCGGGAGGTGATGGAGGAGCGCCTCTGGCCGCTCGACCGGCACCCCCGTCACCTGGTCCTCATCGATATCGCCCAGCCCCGCGACGTCGAGGACGGGGTGCGGTCGATCGAAGGCGTGCACCTCTTCACCATCGACGACCTCCGGAGCATCAACGACGCCGCCATGGACTCCCGGAGGTGCGAAGCGGACAGGGCGCGGGAGATCATCGACGAGGAGGTCGGTCACTTCATCCGGCTCCTCCGGCGGACCGCGGCCGACGAGACGCTCGCCCTCCTCTACACCTGGGCGGAGTCGATCCGGGCGCGCGAACGCGACCGTGCGCTCGCCCGCCTGGGAGAGACGGACGACCGCACGGCGGAGATCGTCGACGACCTGACGCGTGCGCTCACCAAAAAGCTCCTCTCCGACGTGACGACGGCCATCCGCGCGAGCGCGGAGTGCGGCGATATGACGACAGCAGAGGCCCTGATGAGGGCGATTACCCGGGGAGAACCATGTTCCCAGAAAGACGAATGA
- a CDS encoding carbonic anhydrase, producing MIEKFLDGNKRFLEEDFAKDPEHYAPLASSQHPEVLWIGCSDSRVNPERITGAKAGQLFVQRNIGNIVPIHDWNFATVLEYAVKHLKVGDIVICGHSDCGAIKALDHESKDAYVPLWLNNAMEAKNRVDARIPAPKNPEEEKNRLRLIEIENVALQLEHLRTYPPVMAAEKEGRVKLHGLYFDLATGELTKIF from the coding sequence ATGATAGAGAAATTTCTTGATGGTAACAAGCGATTTCTGGAAGAAGATTTCGCAAAAGATCCCGAACATTACGCTCCGCTTGCGTCAAGCCAGCACCCGGAGGTTCTCTGGATAGGATGCTCCGACTCAAGAGTGAATCCCGAGCGCATCACCGGCGCGAAAGCCGGGCAACTCTTCGTACAGCGGAACATCGGCAACATCGTCCCGATTCACGACTGGAACTTCGCGACCGTGCTCGAGTACGCAGTCAAGCACCTCAAGGTCGGGGATATCGTCATCTGCGGACACTCCGACTGCGGCGCCATAAAGGCGCTGGACCACGAGAGCAAGGACGCGTATGTCCCGCTCTGGCTGAATAACGCGATGGAGGCGAAAAACCGGGTCGATGCCAGAATCCCGGCGCCGAAGAATCCCGAAGAAGAGAAGAACCGGCTGCGTCTCATCGAGATCGAGAACGTCGCCCTGCAGCTTGAGCACCTCCGAACCTACCCGCCGGTCATGGCTGCGGAAAAAGAGGGACGGGTCAAACTTCACGGCCTGTACTTCGACCTTGCGACCGGAGAGTTGACGAAGATATTCTAG
- the cobA gene encoding uroporphyrinogen-III C-methyltransferase — protein MTGKAYLVGSGPGGLGLMTIRAREVIDAADVILYDQLPGEEVLATLPRNAERIDCGKYGGSHTLEQHEIEALMVERVKAGKTVVRLKGGDPFLFGRGGEEIETLREHGIRVEVVPGVTSAIAVPEMVGIPVTHRRYASQVTFITGHEDPTKPESALDWEVLARLKGTLVILMGVKNLPAIAEALTAHGKDPATPVAIIERGLRPDQRVTVGTLADIAEKARAAGVCPPAVIVIGGVVELYEG, from the coding sequence ATGACAGGAAAAGCATATCTTGTAGGTTCCGGGCCGGGCGGGCTCGGCCTCATGACGATACGGGCCCGCGAGGTGATCGACGCCGCGGACGTGATCCTCTACGACCAGCTCCCGGGCGAGGAGGTCCTTGCGACGCTCCCGAGGAACGCGGAACGGATCGACTGCGGGAAGTACGGCGGCAGCCACACCCTGGAGCAGCACGAGATCGAGGCGCTGATGGTCGAGCGGGTGAAGGCGGGCAAAACGGTCGTGCGCCTGAAAGGGGGCGACCCGTTCCTCTTCGGCCGCGGCGGCGAGGAGATTGAGACGCTCCGGGAGCACGGCATCAGGGTCGAGGTGGTGCCGGGGGTGACGAGCGCCATCGCCGTCCCGGAGATGGTCGGCATCCCGGTCACCCACCGGCGGTACGCGTCGCAGGTGACCTTCATCACCGGGCACGAGGACCCCACGAAGCCCGAGTCCGCCCTCGACTGGGAGGTCCTCGCCCGCCTGAAGGGGACCCTCGTGATCCTGATGGGGGTAAAGAACCTCCCGGCCATCGCAGAAGCCCTCACGGCGCACGGCAAGGACCCCGCAACCCCGGTGGCGATCATCGAGCGGGGTCTCCGGCCGGACCAGCGCGTGACGGTCGGGACGCTTGCCGACATCGCCGAAAAAGCCCGCGCCGCAGGCGTCTGCCCCCCGGCGGTGATCGTCATCGGCGGGGTGGTGGAGCTCTACGAGGGGTGA
- the hemC gene encoding hydroxymethylbilane synthase, translating into MSLRIGTRGSALALAQTNKVVGMLADRGIEAEIVTITTEGDTATGVPLHAIGGQGVFVRALDDAILRGDIDAAVHSMKDIPAARPAGLTCCAVLERDSPADFLAHECPLDAVSVVGSSSTRRRAQLLRDAPALEVKQLRGNVDTRIRKLREGQYDAVVLAEAGLERLGLRLPGEPLPTDRFVPSPNQGTVAVVCRDDPAVAGTFAPLDHAPTRLDVEIERAVMEEVGGGCFTPQGIYCRDGNLIAEVLALDGSRWERIERHVATVGEAREWGRALRVQAAALIREAYTALGVKP; encoded by the coding sequence ATGTCTCTTCGCATAGGCACACGGGGAAGCGCTCTCGCGCTTGCACAGACGAACAAGGTGGTCGGCATGCTCGCCGACCGGGGTATCGAGGCGGAGATTGTTACGATCACGACGGAGGGCGACACCGCGACCGGAGTCCCGCTCCACGCCATCGGTGGACAGGGAGTCTTCGTGCGGGCGCTCGACGACGCGATCCTCCGCGGCGATATCGACGCCGCGGTGCACAGCATGAAAGACATCCCCGCAGCCCGCCCGGCGGGGCTCACCTGCTGCGCGGTGCTCGAGCGGGACTCGCCGGCGGACTTCCTCGCGCACGAGTGCCCCCTCGATGCGGTCAGCGTTGTCGGGTCGTCGAGCACCCGGCGCCGCGCCCAGCTCCTCCGCGACGCCCCGGCGCTTGAGGTGAAACAGCTCCGGGGGAACGTCGATACGCGGATACGGAAACTTCGCGAGGGGCAGTACGACGCCGTCGTGCTCGCGGAGGCGGGCCTCGAGCGCCTCGGCCTCCGGCTGCCCGGAGAGCCGCTCCCCACGGACCGGTTCGTCCCGTCCCCAAACCAGGGCACCGTCGCGGTCGTCTGCCGGGACGACCCGGCCGTCGCCGGGACCTTCGCGCCCCTCGATCATGCGCCGACTCGCCTCGACGTGGAGATCGAGCGTGCCGTCATGGAGGAGGTCGGCGGCGGGTGCTTCACCCCGCAGGGAATCTACTGCCGGGACGGGAACCTGATCGCCGAGGTGCTCGCGCTCGACGGTTCCCGGTGGGAGCGGATCGAGCGGCACGTCGCGACCGTCGGCGAAGCCCGGGAGTGGGGGCGGGCGCTGCGTGTGCAGGCGGCCGCCCTGATCCGGGAGGCCTATACGGCCCTCGGGGTGAAACCATGA
- the hemL gene encoding glutamate-1-semialdehyde 2,1-aminomutase, which yields MKSSDLFARAKTLMPGGVSSPVRAIKPYPFYTERAAGSHLATVDGADLIDCCLGYGPLILGHAHPDIREAIERQLEKGWLYGTPTPLELDLAGVITADHPAVDMVRFVSSGSEATMAAIRLARGYTEKQDIIKVEGGFHGAHDAVLVKAGSGATTLGVPDSAGVLVDLVAHTRQVPYNDPGALETLLAENDDVAAFILEPVMGNIGPVLPDDGYLTDVREITAAYDVLLILDEVITGYRVGIGGAEVLYGVKPDLATFGKIIGGGLPIGAFGGRREIMELIAPAGPVYQAGTFSGNPASLAAGYATLRHLHEHPEVYRRLDDATRAIGEVAADAGRGTFVRIGSLFKHFFRDEPPQDYREIKECDTEAFSRFWKGMLDAGIFLPPSQFETNFLSAAHTEQDIEQIAEAYGSCLFA from the coding sequence ATGAAGAGCAGTGATCTCTTCGCCCGCGCAAAAACCCTGATGCCTGGCGGCGTCAGCAGCCCCGTCCGGGCGATCAAGCCGTATCCGTTCTACACGGAACGCGCTGCAGGGTCGCACCTCGCAACCGTCGACGGTGCCGATCTCATCGACTGCTGCCTCGGCTACGGCCCCCTCATCCTCGGCCACGCCCATCCGGACATCCGGGAGGCGATCGAGCGCCAGCTCGAGAAGGGGTGGCTCTACGGCACGCCGACGCCGCTCGAACTCGATCTTGCGGGAGTCATCACCGCCGACCACCCTGCGGTCGATATGGTCCGGTTCGTCTCGTCGGGCTCGGAGGCTACGATGGCCGCGATCCGGCTCGCCCGCGGCTACACGGAAAAACAGGACATCATCAAGGTCGAAGGCGGGTTCCACGGCGCCCACGATGCTGTTCTCGTCAAGGCCGGGTCGGGGGCGACCACCCTCGGGGTTCCCGACTCCGCAGGCGTCCTCGTGGACCTCGTGGCGCATACCCGGCAGGTTCCCTACAACGACCCTGGGGCGCTTGAGACGCTGCTCGCCGAAAACGACGACGTCGCCGCGTTCATCCTCGAGCCGGTCATGGGCAACATCGGCCCGGTGCTCCCCGACGACGGCTACCTCACCGACGTCCGGGAGATCACCGCCGCTTACGACGTCCTCCTCATCCTCGACGAGGTGATCACCGGCTACCGGGTCGGGATCGGCGGCGCGGAGGTGCTTTACGGGGTGAAGCCGGATCTGGCCACGTTCGGCAAGATCATCGGCGGCGGCCTCCCCATCGGGGCGTTCGGGGGGCGGCGCGAGATCATGGAACTGATCGCTCCCGCCGGCCCGGTCTACCAGGCAGGCACGTTCAGCGGCAACCCGGCAAGCCTCGCGGCGGGGTATGCGACCCTCCGCCACCTTCACGAGCACCCGGAGGTCTACCGGCGGCTCGACGACGCCACGCGGGCGATCGGAGAGGTCGCCGCGGATGCGGGCAGAGGAACATTCGTCAGGATAGGATCGCTCTTCAAGCACTTCTTCAGGGACGAGCCGCCGCAGGACTACCGGGAGATCAAGGAATGCGACACGGAGGCGTTTTCGCGGTTCTGGAAGGGGATGCTTGACGCCGGGATCTTCCTCCCGCCGTCGCAGTTCGAGACGAACTTCCTCTCCGCCGCGCACACAGAGCAGGATATCGAACAGATAGCGGAAGCATACGGATCATGTCTCTTCGCATAG
- a CDS encoding PrsW family intramembrane metalloprotease: MVDGEPLVILALALGPGVFWAWYFYRRDKFNPEPAALIVKLFLLGVLVTFPVAFVEGFFGLFIVSPLIMGTVVAPIVEEYGKFAVVRRFAYRDTEFDEPMDGIVYAASAALGLASLENVLYVFAAYVTSPALALSTIVVRAIFSVPGHALFAGVWGYALGRAKFAAPEERSGIVLRGLALGMVLHGIFNFLLFSAEIVAYAMAVFILVLTPGLWILANRNIRSALDYGRR; encoded by the coding sequence ATGGTTGACGGCGAGCCGCTGGTGATCCTTGCCCTGGCTCTGGGGCCGGGAGTCTTCTGGGCGTGGTACTTCTACCGCAGGGATAAATTCAATCCCGAGCCGGCGGCTCTGATCGTGAAGCTCTTCCTCCTCGGCGTCCTCGTCACGTTTCCCGTGGCCTTTGTCGAGGGATTCTTCGGCCTCTTCATCGTATCCCCGCTGATCATGGGCACTGTTGTCGCGCCCATCGTCGAGGAGTACGGCAAGTTCGCTGTCGTGCGCCGGTTCGCCTACCGGGACACCGAGTTCGACGAACCGATGGACGGTATCGTCTACGCCGCATCCGCCGCTCTCGGACTCGCATCGCTCGAAAACGTCCTCTACGTCTTTGCGGCATACGTGACGTCGCCGGCGCTCGCCCTCAGCACGATCGTCGTCCGTGCGATCTTCTCGGTCCCCGGGCATGCGCTCTTTGCCGGTGTCTGGGGCTACGCCCTCGGCCGGGCCAAGTTCGCGGCTCCCGAAGAGCGTTCGGGGATCGTCCTCCGGGGGCTTGCTCTCGGGATGGTGCTGCACGGTATCTTCAACTTCCTGCTCTTCTCCGCCGAGATAGTCGCATACGCCATGGCCGTCTTCATCCTGGTCCTGACGCCGGGGCTCTGGATACTGGCAAACCGCAACATCAGGAGCGCGCTCGACTACGGGAGACGGTAG